DNA sequence from the Vanessa cardui chromosome 13, ilVanCard2.1, whole genome shotgun sequence genome:
TTATCAGCTAATTCATATCCAGTAATGGCTGTCGATTTCGGGGCGAATGGAGCGTTGCTCCTCAGTGGCGGCCTTGATGGATGTGCACGAGTTTGGGACGTTCaggtgaataataaataatatataattactaaagtACACACGTGAGGATTTAACCCAGGATATCAGAATTTGTAAAACAGCACGTATTGTTTAATCGGTAAATAAAGTctaccaatttaaaaaaaaaagaaattattccaaatgttattcaaaaaataaatttaattaatgtttttatgactaTGTATATCCCCCTTCAACGTTATTTATTATCCGATATGTCTTCATTTGATGACAGACCCGTCATTCGCTTCGTCTGCTAATGACGTTATTTTTGTTCACTCttgaagaataaaatattatacttattacaatGATGAGTAATCTCATGGTCGTACTGAAATCCTTCCCTTTAAAGTTTGTAATGCTGTGCCCATTATTGATAACTGATACTATATATGATTAAAAGTTAGATTTCCACAGTCAGGTTGCGAGTTAATGGTCATGTCAGTGGAAAGCTGCGGCAGTGACGGCGGTGGCGGCGTGCGCGACGCCCGCGTGTCCCCGCACCGCCCGCCCCTCCTGCTTGTGGCGAGCGACGACGGGCTGGCGGCGCTGTGGAGCATCGACCCGCCTGCACCAGACCCTTTGTAGTAAATTGACTCACTTACAAGTTTATATTGCTGGagaacaaaaataattcaattctaaataaaataaatcattgtaaTCTAAAAACTTTGAAGTTTTCACCCATCACTCGTGTGTTCTAAAAGCACATCAACTTTGTCAgtataaattagaatttatatGTGTTTCGTGTACGTGTGTGTTTCATACATGGTCGCAAcgaaaagtattaatatttaattgatattatgtAATTTCCAGCGTGTATTCAGGACTGGCCGAAGCCGCCATCTGTTGCGCTTGGTCCACCGACGGACGAGTGTTGGCCACGGGAGGGGAGGCGGGCGAGCTGCGCGTGCTAGTTCCGCCGCCGCAGTCGGCCGTGCTGTGCCAACAAGTGGACGCTCATGACCTTGGTAAGTATTTACGCCATGTTATTCTTTTCGCGAATGTTCGAGCCGCGAGTCACTGAAATTCCACCCAGTAAATACGTATACGCATTAATTAACTGTTGTTTatacaaaatcatattaaaatgagCAATTTAGCTGTATTAATTTATTGCcgaaatctatttaaataaatatgttcatataataaatttattatatacatatcacCAAAGGTGCAATCGTTATATCAAATACTGTATCGCCTTACAAAAGCAGAGTAGACAAGCCAATGAAAGAAAATGTTGCGACACGAACtaattatgtatgtgtattgtaTGCAGGAGTTCTCAGCTGCGATTTTGCTAACACCTCGTCTTTGAAAAACTTTAAATCTGATGACGAACATCCCTTACTACTACTGGCTACTGGAGGTCGTGACGCTTTTGTGAAACTATGGTGGGTGGAGATGAGCGTTAGTGTAATGAGTGTCGAAGAAGGATCGCTGGAGCTGGCACACACTCTCTCGGCCCACGGTGGAGCGGTGCAGTGCGTGCGTTGGGGTCCTCACATTCGACACGAGTCCGAGCTAACACTCGCGACTGGCGGAGCTGACCGCTGGGCCCGCGTGTGGCGAGTGACCGTGCATGATATGAAGCTCGACGCACAGGCGGTGGTGGCGGTACCGGCGGGAGCAGCGGGAGGCGCTCCAGCTGTACGCTTGATGGGTGACGGTGATAAGGCCTCGCTAGTTGTGGGGTCGCTATCTGGAACGTTGGCAGTATGGCGATTACCCCCCGCATATTCATTGCATGACACAGAAAGTACCGAAACGCGTATCTGGAGCACAGCGGGAGTGACGCGATGGTTACGGGAGTATGTTCTAAAGCTGCCaggtaaaaattaattaataaattttaaaattggttaaaattactttaaatttttgtgAAGACAAAATGATCAGTGCGGGTCTAATGTTAAAGGTTCATCCGTGTCCGAGTCGGAGGCGGCTCGCTTGCTGGACGCGGTCGGCGCCGCCGGCGTGACTGGTGCGAAACTGCTGGATGAACCTTTGGAGGAGTTAATGCTTAGTTTCGGATGTGGTATTaacttaaatcaaatcaatttattcaagtaaacttcacaatgaagcgtttttgaatcgtcaacaattaaatactaacaccgtttcggaaagcagctccTAGCGAGAAAAAACAGCAAGAAACTctcatagttgctctttttaaataaacagatttacaatgttgttgtaaatgtgcaatttacagtaattagtgtcctatgatggaactcGTTttcaggcgtttctttctaaaaagtactcttttaatgaataatatgatttatttattaatttagtattaataatctttttaaattttgagaatggtaaattgattatattttccagtatcttattatatatgcgtataccattgcccaaaaacgttctgtttaacgtatgcaaacggaaactgggggttacaagtttgtTCTTATTTCTTgaattaatagtatgtatatcagcattgatggaatatttttttatattcttttgtataaacattatattatcataaatatattgtgaatcagccgttaatacaccaatttctttaaatttctcgcgtaatgATCTCCTAAAGCTAATATTGTAACTAGATCTAAAAACACCTTCAATGTATgttgcattaccccataacaacattccatatgacataagactgtgaaaattactaaaataaactagtctagcagtacttatgtccttgagttttctaattatttttattgcataaatggcactacttagtttccttgctagggcatacaaatgggtgccccactgtagtttggagtcaagggttatccctaaaaagaccgttgagtcaacaaactcaagcctttcatttttcaaagtgatcgcagaaggatttgatttgacatttggcaatgaaaataaaacacatttagtctttttggcatttagtactaaattatttatgtcaaaccaaccaagaacccgcgacggatcactgcttacaacgtcatagttgtttatttttctgtcaagtttaaaaataagatatgtGTCATCCTCAAACAGTataatatcgcaagtattttttacaaaataaggtaaatcattaaatattaagaacaagagaggtcccaaaatttaaccctgtggaacacccatttgcgccacagcgccatttgattttgcaccattaaccacaaccttcaaaactctttcatgaaggtaggaggaaatgaatttcaatgcagggcccctgataccataatatttttataataataatatagcttttctagaagaatatcatgcctaacgcaatcgaaagcttttgataagtcacagaaaactccaatagcgttttgtgacttttcccacgcatcataaatgtgctcAACAAATGCTACAGCCGCATCAGTAGTCGAGCGACCTTTAGTGAAACCGAACTGTTGAGGATGtaatagcttattcgagttaaagtataatagcaattgattaagcatgactttctcaaaaatgTTACTCAATACTGGCAAAATATAGATCGGgtgtttggatcatttttatcaccggattttaataatgggattactttacttaattttaacatatcaggaaaaatacctgattgtacacatttattaagtatggtagctaaataaggagccaagtcgacaattacattgttaataattgtaactgataaatcccatagatcactggtttttttaaagtttagtgtttcaaatatttttaatacttcgtACGGAGTTATACTCTCAAAAGAAAACTCTATCTCATTCTTAAAACCAcgttatagatttattatttacatacgaaacgttgttatatattattgtacagAAAagcaaatcaataaatacaataatatttaataaaacattttattcgaGGACCGGAATCTGGAGAGGACGCTGACGAGCTGGCGGAGACTCGAGAACGTCTGCTCGATGAAATACTTTGGCTGCGGCGAGAGCCGTTGCCGTACGAATTGGTGCGTTACGTTATTATTGCtgtgattttttaaatgtcttaaATTCGAACTCATGTCTATCTAATAGGATTCCATAGTATATATATTCTGAGGCTGAATTGTTGCGATCGGTTTTCAAACATTTAATGTCATAACTGTAATACGTCCTCGTCACTACAGGAAGATTCAGCTCCGCACGCCCTGCGATGTCCCCTGACGCACGCGCTCCTACGAGAACCTGCTAGAGCCTCGGACGGTTTTACTTACGAGCGACAGAACATTCTAGATTGGATTTTAGCTGCAGGAACAGGTTTTTTGTGTTATACAACCATTAAGATTCAGGACAGGCAAGGTTTTCTCTTCAGAAAACATTTAATTCATTACGCTTGTCTGTGACGTaggttctatcaaatattattCTGATTTTGCCAGAAATATGCAGGTAGCCTGACCATGAGTGACCATCACCGTAGAGTTCGAAATGAAATGCAaacataattagttttattacagaCACAAAATATTCTCAATAGCATTTAAACCATAACAAGTCACTTCTGTTGGGAGCCACCTGATACCAAATACGAATATCACggaaaatattatactatgaTAGATAAGGTAAGGAAAGCCTAATTTGTTTTCAGAGGAAGTGTGCTCTCCGATCTCCGGTCGACGGTTAAGTAGCGTGCTCATTGAGCCGAACTACGGCGTGCGGAGTCAGCTGCAGCAGTTCTGGGACTGGCGACGGTAGTGAGGGCTGCGTCGCCGGCGCGCGCGCTAGTGTTCATACCGCCCGTTTTGCAACTGTCGTAAGCTATTTGTATGAGCGGCGACGAGTGTTATATTACGCTGAAATCAATCCTAATTACCTTAAATGAATGCACAACAGAGACCAATCACAAATCTAAAACACTAACGTTAAGTAATTTGTACGTTCTTGAGTGATGTGTCCCCGGTATTatgttaactttaaaattaaagctgaatataaacatattttgtttggATACtctttgttgtaaataaatattttttctatgttatattgatatcatgaaaaataacaagattttattcaattaattcataatttatacgCTTTTTGGAGACAATAAATGCTTTTTGGTACAATTACTTCTATGgatattttaaaactgtacACCTTTACGGAGCACTTCAGAGGTCTGTTACTAATATCATTTGGTTTAGCGTTTATAAgtcttttatacaaatattttcaggTATTCTGAAACGTTAAATTTATGAGAATTACAATATATCTTGATCGAAATTGTTGAAtgcattttatatcaattagacattaagttttattttgttaatcgTGTGAGTTGTtatgtaataacaatatttgattACACAAATTCGTTCGATAAAGTATGTTGgttttatttacaagttttcGTATAACTTAATTTTTGCATACTTTAAATTACTTTGGATTATTAAAGTTGAAATGATAGGTTTTTTTGCAACTcgtaatatataattctaatcAGTTTTCCTTTCTCtttctttgatttttttctctttttgcagttatttttatttttttaaatatcggtttttttatcaatttattttcttggattgttcttttgatttattttctttggCATTATTTATAACTCTATTTCATTAGAGTTCTTTTCGGTGAacattttgaactttatttctTTTGGTGTCTTGaagattttgaatatttatttgttttaaaatagtgtgctgtttaaagttttctttatgctaaattttttatttatgaaacttCAAAGCAAGTTAAACATCATTGATCTCTGATCTCTAACTTAAAGTATTGAAATTTTGAACCGTGCGAGATTTAATTGGAAATTTATAAACTTACGAATTCAAGTTTGGCATTCAAAGTTGATTGAAACATTGTTCAAACGTTATTcaagactttttttaaatcatatttttcgcatttttaatttattgtgtaatttaattaatttgtgtttataattaatctcgtgctcggtggtgaaggaaaacatcgtgattcCTCATGGCTTTATTAGCTGCTTTATTTTTGGCTAAAGTCGAActttgaaatgtaataaaatatttgttttttgaacTGAATGTAGTAAATGTGTAGTTAAGTTTACGCTTAATTTAAACAGATTTAATTATCTTTGCGCCCgagtatatttgtattaaattttaatattaaataaataagacactttttttgaataaattgtgtttaaacatacattttctgtttttaaatctatttgtaGTGTTGAAATAATGTTATGTGACTTCCGACTTCCGGAGCATtccctatatttttattaacacattACTCGTCGATAACTTTTTCATAACGTTACAATATATACTAGCTGTTTACCACAACTTTGCTTGCGTggaaatggaatatttttagagattaacataaaatatcaagTGAAGACCTCTTCGTATACCACATTGGAGTGTACCCAGAAACGCTTAAATACGTATCTACTAATTCCTAACCAGTAtgccaaaaataaagtttcatgtttctaacttaaaaattgATGATCTTTTATACAGACCCATTCTAGATCCATATCACCAAACTGGCCCTTACTTGAATAGTTTACGCTcagcgatgatgaatcagtcagtcaggacatattatttcatacgtataaatacaaattaatgctAAATAAAGGGGACACCTGATGAGGAGTAACCACAATCAGTGGATCCATTAGTCCGCAGCCACTGGCTACTAACGTTATGGCCCGCATTTACAGGCTAACTCACAgcgatacttaatattgttggtGGTGCAAATTTCTGTTTGAAGATCACTTTGTAGTAATATTAAGACGAATATATCTGTCTCGACAAGGAGCCGTACTTAGAACTAAGATAACGGAAGAGCTGTCTTGGGTTTACTCAATAACTTGTTAACGCCGCTTAatctgaataatatttatttatatttataatttttactttccAAGCTCAATGCTTTatgatgatttattaaatataatacatttgtaatataagtgATACACCAGTGAATGTTTCAACGATctcatctttatttatattacttacatttatatatttacaagtgAGGCAGTAACAGTGTCAACGAATCAAACTTACTTTACTCCGTATCACTGCTCATCGTACAACTTAACAAACGCCGGCCGCGCCTGCGCGCCGACGCCGCGCCGACGCCGCGCCGACGCCGCGCCGACGCCGCGCCGACGCCGAGCCGACGCCGCGCCGGAGCGCAGGCGGCGccggaaataaataattacccgAAGGCGGTCGCCGCTGGTCGCTTGGCGACGGAGAGCGGACGCGTCGGCCCGGGAGCGGAATTAAACAAGTTCGATGTGAGAGCGAGCGGGAGCCGTTCCGGGAGGTGGCGCAGGAAATCATACTTATCTCTAGGACtcgttaataaaaaattactatcACTAGCGTAAC
Encoded proteins:
- the LOC124534916 gene encoding WD repeat, SAM and U-box domain-containing protein 1-like, producing MDKVGEPVLIGTLRLRRGEVTCVDTAGSRLVGGSGDGTLRLWRWARDVAWLESAEYPRAHRYGVTGVRFALSGILLASIGIDGAARVWSTSEALVVRRTLAAPDAAAARSLEWATSDRLVVGHDDGGIRVWAIRSGTLLAHIRAHEGAVYALTALDNVALLLTACTEGVLKVFDFEDIITQGRDGATGPSPLLWEDGAHDLGVLCATQHLKRAATGGHDGRVRLWRVEGSGRERNVVADITLTGHIAAVTALHWVRDLLASASLDRTARLWAPNSATCIRVLHAHSRYLTCIALASDIRYVVTGSNDKSIRMWSLGDLSVHDDLSVPCNPLVHFALGDLEGIGPVEDDIATDMEQIENHLECAGSVARCAIREPHASAINSIAISTQLIATACSDGYVRVFRFDEHEEMLHQELELSANSYPVMAVDFGANGALLLSGGLDGCARVWDVQSGCELMVMSVESCGSDGGGGVRDARVSPHRPPLLLVASDDGLAALWSIDPPAPDPLYVYSGLAEAAICCAWSTDGRVLATGGEAGELRVLVPPPQSAVLCQQVDAHDLGVLSCDFANTSSLKNFKSDDEHPLLLLATGGRDAFVKLWWVEMSVSVMSVEEGSLELAHTLSAHGGAVQCVRWGPHIRHESELTLATGGADRWARVWRVTVHDMKLDAQAVVAVPAGAAGGAPAVRLMGDGDKASLVVGSLSGTLAVWRLPPAYSLHDTESTETRIWSTAGVTRWLREYVLKLPGSSVSESEAARLLDAVGAAGVTGAKLLDEPLEELMLSFGCGPESGEDADELAETRERLLDEILWLRREPLPYELEDSAPHALRCPLTHALLREPARASDGFTYERQNILDWILAAGTEEVCSPISGRRLSSVLIEPNYGVRSQLQQFWDWRR